A portion of the Deinococcus peraridilitoris DSM 19664 genome contains these proteins:
- a CDS encoding response regulator transcription factor, with protein MTYSILVIEDNPDVMHVVQHELENAGFIAHTADTGAGGLSQARELNPDLVILDLGLPDFDGAEVARQLRRSTNVPIIILTALDAIERKVELFGFGANDYITKPFNTADLIARVNAQLHQANINDLLAIGELCVTLPARQATYAGQNLALEDREFDLLTLLVRQPGRIFTPEQLLETLWEGQVDQKANLDACLESLRGKLRGAGAQDVIRTVRGMGYAFRPPVQENALATIQPR; from the coding sequence ATGACCTACTCGATTCTTGTCATCGAAGACAATCCGGACGTGATGCACGTCGTGCAGCACGAACTCGAAAATGCCGGCTTCATCGCCCACACCGCCGATACCGGTGCGGGCGGCCTGTCGCAGGCCCGTGAACTCAATCCGGATCTGGTGATTCTCGATCTGGGCCTGCCCGACTTCGACGGAGCGGAAGTGGCGCGTCAGCTGCGCCGTTCGACCAACGTGCCCATCATCATCCTGACGGCCCTCGACGCCATCGAGCGCAAAGTCGAGCTGTTCGGCTTCGGGGCCAACGACTACATCACCAAGCCCTTCAACACTGCCGACCTGATTGCCCGGGTCAACGCCCAGCTCCACCAGGCCAACATCAACGACCTGCTGGCAATCGGGGAGCTCTGCGTGACGCTTCCGGCGCGTCAGGCCACCTACGCCGGGCAGAATCTGGCGTTGGAAGACAGGGAATTCGATCTGCTGACGCTGCTCGTGCGTCAGCCCGGACGAATCTTCACGCCCGAGCAACTCCTGGAGACCTTGTGGGAAGGTCAGGTGGACCAGAAGGCCAACCTCGACGCCTGCCTGGAATCCTTGCGTGGCAAGCTGCGCGGCGCCGGCGCTCAGGATGTGATCCGCACCGTGCGCGGTATGGGATACGCCTTCCGCCCTCCCGTTCAGGAGAATGCGCTGGCCACGATTCAGCCTCGCTGA
- a CDS encoding MFS transporter, with protein MRVATSVSTGAAVAVAVTAGHFINDAYSAMLSPLGPALRMQFGTSIAAITLLIAVFSFTSSVLQPFLGILGERFDRRLMAALGPAATGIGLSLMGYAPAFGLLVLLVAVAGLGSGLFHPAGAAFVARYSPVDQRGLWASLFSAGGTAGMALGPIFAGVGLHNLPVFAPIGLVVAFAIYLVTPAERASTQRPGVREYLTIFRGPMVTLWGMAVLRSLASSGFGVMLPFILSAKGYSYGATALALGVYSVASALGGIVGGRISDRRGRTLVLRSSILGTVPLFVLLVLSEPAQLWYYPLMFLVGAFINASIPVGVVTAQEYAPKHVAVASSIMMGFSWGFAGLLLFLVGLLADATTPTVATLVSISLLLPSVWLAYRLPEPQKARLD; from the coding sequence ATGCGCGTCGCCACCAGCGTTTCCACCGGAGCTGCCGTCGCCGTCGCCGTCACGGCGGGACACTTCATCAACGACGCTTACTCGGCCATGCTGTCTCCGCTCGGGCCGGCGCTGCGGATGCAGTTCGGGACCTCGATTGCCGCGATCACGCTCCTGATCGCGGTCTTCTCGTTCACCTCCAGCGTGCTCCAGCCGTTTCTAGGCATTCTGGGTGAACGCTTCGACCGGCGCCTGATGGCGGCGCTGGGCCCGGCAGCAACTGGCATCGGCCTGAGCTTGATGGGTTATGCGCCCGCCTTCGGGCTGCTGGTGCTGCTGGTGGCCGTGGCCGGTCTGGGCAGCGGTCTGTTTCACCCGGCGGGCGCCGCGTTCGTGGCGCGCTACAGCCCGGTCGATCAGCGTGGCTTGTGGGCGAGCCTGTTCAGTGCGGGAGGAACGGCCGGGATGGCGCTGGGACCAATCTTCGCCGGGGTGGGGTTGCACAACCTGCCGGTGTTCGCGCCGATCGGACTGGTGGTGGCCTTTGCGATCTATCTGGTCACGCCCGCCGAGCGCGCCAGCACCCAGCGACCCGGCGTGCGCGAGTACCTGACGATTTTCCGGGGACCGATGGTCACCTTGTGGGGCATGGCCGTGTTGCGCTCGCTGGCCTCCTCAGGTTTCGGGGTAATGCTGCCCTTTATCCTGAGCGCCAAAGGCTACAGTTACGGCGCCACCGCGCTGGCCTTGGGTGTGTACAGCGTGGCGAGCGCGTTGGGCGGCATTGTCGGCGGGCGCATCTCGGACCGGCGTGGACGTACGCTCGTGCTGCGCTCCAGCATTCTGGGCACCGTGCCGCTGTTCGTGCTGCTGGTGCTCTCCGAGCCCGCCCAGCTCTGGTACTACCCTTTGATGTTCCTGGTGGGCGCTTTTATCAACGCCTCGATTCCGGTGGGGGTGGTCACCGCGCAGGAATACGCGCCCAAGCACGTGGCCGTGGCCAGTTCGATCATGATGGGATTTTCCTGGGGATTCGCGGGCCTGCTGCTGTTTCTGGTGGGATTGCTCGCCGACGCGACCACGCCGACTGTCGCTACGCTCGTGAGCATCTCGCTGCTGCTGCCCAGCGTCTGGCTGGCTTACCGTCTGCCCGAGCCTCAGAAAGCCAGGTTGGACTGA
- a CDS encoding putative bifunctional diguanylate cyclase/phosphodiesterase translates to MKNTLTLPTTLAASHPVQFGLSGRLLLFVLPIIALAFLTAWLLGMSSGRLAAFDAFAYPLMFAGIVALELLLLARRHAKTVVTAAVLLSASGFFLAKLVFLVLFAPQGEALAFGFSQSFLWTAGVFVLSFFLPSARLARRVSFAFLVALVVTSLVCVVVAGALDGSRLSAELLNVLVQLNLACLVFFVLARGSHQSTEEHARAVAHTEAVEALLNADALTGLPNRRFLEAHLQQLIGAPEKARKFSVVYLDLDGFKLINDTLGHAAGDEALQEAALRFMTCRRPDEVVARISGDEFVVVLPEREEQACERVDCFLETLRRPLLIEGQVVYLTASAGISHFPQHGENASELLRHADSAMYHVKRRGRNGLRVFEPSNVEQEIGRTLTRDLTAALREGQFSLAYQPLLDLQTRTTVKVEALLRWTHPLHGPISPATFIPLAEVSGLIVPLGDWVLHEACAQVRRWQEAGLRVGVCVNVAPLQFAQPGFVGKVLETVRAHGIPHGALELELTEGALLADPTGVRQALHELKAAGVRTALDDFGTGYSSLSQLRDLPIQTLKIDRSFVRDLEQPGEACQYTEVLIQAVLAVARTLHLGVVAEGIETEAQLRRLREFGVTVGQGYLFSPPRPAAEIEGLSGHL, encoded by the coding sequence GTGAAGAACACGCTGACACTGCCGACCACACTCGCGGCGTCCCACCCGGTCCAGTTCGGGCTGTCGGGTCGCCTGCTGCTCTTCGTGCTGCCCATCATCGCGCTGGCGTTCCTGACCGCATGGCTGCTGGGGATGTCGAGCGGTCGCCTCGCTGCTTTCGACGCCTTCGCCTATCCGCTGATGTTCGCGGGAATCGTGGCGCTCGAGCTGTTGCTGCTGGCCAGACGGCACGCCAAGACCGTGGTCACGGCGGCCGTGCTGTTGTCTGCCAGCGGCTTTTTTCTGGCCAAACTGGTCTTCCTGGTGTTGTTCGCGCCGCAGGGTGAAGCGCTGGCGTTCGGGTTCAGCCAGTCTTTTCTCTGGACGGCCGGGGTGTTCGTGCTGTCGTTCTTTCTGCCTTCGGCACGCCTGGCACGCCGTGTCAGCTTCGCCTTTCTGGTGGCGCTCGTGGTCACGTCGCTGGTGTGCGTGGTCGTGGCGGGCGCTCTGGACGGGTCACGGCTCAGCGCCGAGCTGCTCAACGTGCTGGTGCAGCTGAACCTCGCTTGCCTGGTGTTTTTCGTGCTGGCGCGCGGTTCGCACCAGTCCACCGAAGAGCACGCCCGGGCCGTGGCGCACACCGAGGCCGTCGAAGCCCTGCTGAACGCCGACGCCCTGACCGGCTTGCCCAACCGCCGGTTTCTCGAAGCGCACCTGCAGCAGCTGATCGGCGCGCCGGAGAAGGCACGCAAATTCAGCGTGGTGTACCTCGACCTCGACGGCTTCAAGCTGATCAACGACACCCTCGGGCACGCGGCGGGCGATGAGGCCCTGCAGGAAGCCGCTTTGCGCTTCATGACGTGCCGCAGGCCCGATGAGGTGGTCGCGCGCATCAGCGGAGACGAGTTCGTGGTGGTGCTTCCCGAGCGAGAGGAGCAAGCCTGCGAGCGCGTGGACTGTTTTCTGGAAACGCTCAGGCGTCCGCTGCTGATCGAGGGTCAGGTGGTCTACCTGACGGCCAGTGCGGGCATCAGCCACTTTCCGCAGCACGGCGAGAACGCCTCGGAGCTGCTTCGTCACGCGGACAGCGCGATGTACCACGTCAAGCGTCGTGGCCGCAACGGCTTGCGGGTCTTCGAGCCGTCCAATGTCGAGCAGGAGATCGGGCGGACCCTGACGCGTGACCTCACGGCGGCACTCAGGGAAGGACAGTTCTCGCTGGCCTACCAGCCGCTCTTGGACTTGCAGACCCGCACGACCGTCAAGGTCGAGGCGCTGTTGCGCTGGACACACCCGCTGCACGGCCCAATTTCACCCGCGACCTTTATTCCGCTCGCCGAGGTGAGCGGTCTGATCGTGCCGCTGGGCGATTGGGTCCTGCACGAAGCCTGCGCGCAGGTGCGCCGCTGGCAGGAGGCGGGCCTGCGGGTGGGTGTCTGCGTGAACGTTGCCCCGCTGCAGTTCGCGCAGCCGGGGTTTGTCGGGAAAGTGCTCGAAACGGTGCGTGCGCACGGCATCCCACACGGCGCGCTGGAGCTGGAACTGACCGAGGGTGCCCTGCTGGCCGATCCGACCGGAGTGCGTCAGGCGCTGCACGAACTGAAAGCTGCCGGTGTGCGCACGGCCCTCGACGATTTCGGCACCGGTTACTCCAGCCTGTCGCAACTGCGCGATCTGCCCATTCAGACGCTCAAGATCGACCGCTCGTTCGTCCGCGACCTGGAACAGCCGGGCGAGGCCTGTCAGTACACCGAGGTGCTCATTCAGGCGGTGCTGGCGGTAGCGCGCACCTTGCACCTGGGCGTGGTGGCCGAAGGTATCGAAACCGAGGCGCAACTCCGGCGCCTGCGTGAGTTCGGGGTCACCGTCGGTCAGGGCTACCTGTTCTCGCCGCCGCGGCCCGCGGCTGAGATCGAGGGGCTGAGCGGCCACCTGTAG
- a CDS encoding GGDEF domain-containing protein, which produces MSTQQAPSGQVLSSVARAQKLRLKRTGLGIATHCGGVLIVLACSATGMLDWIYTLHYILVIMALYSLFVGLIVSNRNLRFRDPSMTSVQVIVTMWPAAYVMFFMNEPQARVPFLLMGVVGTLFGVFALSFRRMLLVGGCVFACYLALVASLFLWAPERVDLRIEGVSALAFAVVLLLTVYVGSYLAGLRKKLRERNARLEETNVRLEQAMEELRELATRDPLTRLPNRRSALERLAQEKSRALRRLDEGGGLCVGLLDIDHFKRVNDTYGHHVGDAVLCRVSETLQSTLRQDEFVGRYGGEEFLIILGQGAPTGALAAAERLRVALQALQIEGYPGPPVTVSLGLTFQQPGETLEVLLERADRALYHAKAQGRDRAVLVVEDSTGLVDRTEAPVTL; this is translated from the coding sequence GTGAGCACGCAGCAGGCCCCTTCGGGTCAGGTGCTTTCAAGCGTTGCCCGGGCCCAGAAGTTGCGGCTGAAGCGCACTGGGCTGGGCATTGCCACCCACTGTGGCGGCGTTCTGATCGTGCTGGCCTGTTCCGCGACCGGCATGCTCGACTGGATCTACACGCTGCACTACATCCTGGTCATAATGGCGCTGTACTCGCTGTTTGTCGGCTTGATCGTCAGCAACCGGAATCTGCGGTTCAGAGATCCCAGCATGACGTCGGTGCAGGTCATCGTGACCATGTGGCCGGCGGCCTACGTGATGTTTTTCATGAACGAACCGCAGGCCCGGGTGCCCTTTTTGCTGATGGGGGTGGTCGGCACCCTCTTCGGCGTGTTCGCACTGAGCTTCCGACGGATGCTGCTGGTGGGTGGCTGCGTGTTCGCCTGTTATCTGGCCCTGGTCGCGTCGCTCTTTCTCTGGGCACCCGAGCGGGTCGATCTGCGCATCGAGGGCGTTTCGGCCCTGGCCTTCGCGGTGGTGCTGCTGCTGACGGTGTATGTGGGAAGTTACCTCGCCGGCCTGCGCAAGAAGCTGCGCGAGCGCAACGCACGCCTCGAGGAGACGAACGTCCGCCTGGAGCAGGCCATGGAGGAACTGCGCGAGCTCGCCACGCGGGATCCCCTGACCCGCCTGCCCAACCGCCGCTCGGCCCTGGAGCGCCTTGCCCAGGAGAAGTCCCGCGCCCTGCGCCGCCTCGACGAGGGCGGCGGCCTGTGTGTCGGCTTGCTGGACATCGATCACTTCAAGCGTGTAAATGACACTTACGGGCATCATGTGGGCGACGCGGTGCTGTGCCGGGTGTCCGAGACGCTGCAAAGCACGTTGCGCCAGGACGAATTCGTGGGCCGTTACGGTGGAGAGGAATTTTTGATCATCCTCGGTCAAGGCGCCCCCACGGGAGCGCTCGCCGCCGCAGAGCGCCTGCGGGTGGCTTTGCAGGCGCTGCAGATCGAGGGCTATCCGGGGCCGCCTGTCACGGTGTCCCTGGGCCTGACCTTTCAGCAGCCCGGAGAAACCCTGGAGGTGCTGCTCGAGCGCGCCGATCGCGCCCTGTATCACGCCAAGGCGCAAGGACGCGACCGTGCAGTTCTGGTTGTCGAGGACAGCACTGGCCTCGTCGACCGCACTGAGGCGCCGGTGACCCTTTGA
- a CDS encoding isoprenylcysteine carboxyl methyltransferase family protein, with protein sequence MRARSLSRWLVLTIMLQRLLELRRARAGERWARAQGAREYGRAHYPLFFLLHGAWLGSLLLEGRHSRGRVAWPWLVLWLASQGVRYWVMHTLGRLWNTRILIVPGAARVRRGPFRFVKHPNYLAVALELLSAPLSVGALRTAVVFSLLNAALLLGVRIPAEERALREYESPPR encoded by the coding sequence GTGCGTGCCCGAAGCTTGTCACGCTGGCTGGTCCTGACGATCATGCTGCAGCGTCTGCTGGAATTGCGCCGCGCGCGCGCGGGCGAACGCTGGGCGCGCGCGCAGGGTGCGCGCGAGTACGGTCGTGCCCACTACCCGCTTTTTTTTCTGCTGCACGGCGCGTGGCTGGGGTCGCTGCTGCTGGAGGGTCGTCATTCCCGAGGGCGCGTGGCCTGGCCGTGGCTGGTGCTGTGGCTGGCCTCGCAGGGTGTGCGCTACTGGGTGATGCATACCCTGGGACGTTTGTGGAATACCCGCATCCTGATCGTGCCGGGGGCTGCGCGCGTGCGCCGGGGGCCGTTTCGTTTCGTGAAGCACCCCAACTACCTGGCGGTGGCGCTGGAACTGCTGAGCGCTCCTCTGAGCGTCGGCGCACTCCGGACGGCGGTGGTGTTCAGCCTGCTCAACGCGGCCCTGCTGCTGGGCGTGCGCATCCCCGCCGAGGAGCGCGCCCTGCGCGAGTACGAAAGCCCGCCTCGCTGA
- a CDS encoding type III polyketide synthase, with protein MRRLTADLLTEQVDATSVRFREAGPQVTRPVALRGLFTATPAHRATQDEIREVARRTFPRLSAFRQLMDVFANTQIDARFLAMPLSWYEQEHGWAEKNAVYTREALRLSEQAARGALDAAGVRARDVDAVVFVTSTGVSTPSLETFLMSRLGVNPHAVRLPLWGLGCAGGAAGLARGADLVRAGFQRVLLVTVELCSLTFVRGDESKSNFVGTSLFADGAAALVLGSPDARANGDPLAHLHGARSTLIEDSADIMGWDVVDAGLQVRFSRDIPALVRSLMATNVHEALKGHGWSRDQLRHFVVHPGGVKVLSSYEEALALPAGALDASRTVLRQYGNMSAPTVLFVLERALRGGPRGKGLLSAMGPGFSAEHVLLEF; from the coding sequence ATGCGTCGCTTGACGGCCGACCTGCTGACAGAGCAAGTGGACGCAACGAGCGTCCGCTTTCGGGAAGCAGGCCCGCAGGTCACCCGGCCGGTGGCGCTGCGTGGCCTCTTCACTGCCACCCCGGCGCACCGGGCAACGCAAGACGAGATTCGTGAGGTCGCCCGGCGAACGTTTCCGCGCCTGTCGGCCTTCCGGCAGTTGATGGACGTCTTTGCGAACACGCAGATCGACGCGCGCTTTCTGGCCATGCCGCTCTCCTGGTACGAGCAGGAGCACGGTTGGGCCGAGAAGAACGCCGTGTACACCCGCGAAGCCCTGCGCCTGAGTGAGCAGGCCGCGCGGGGCGCGCTGGACGCGGCAGGCGTGCGGGCCCGTGACGTGGATGCGGTGGTGTTCGTCACGAGCACTGGCGTCAGTACCCCGAGCCTGGAGACTTTTCTGATGTCACGCCTGGGCGTCAATCCGCACGCGGTGCGGCTGCCGCTGTGGGGCCTGGGCTGCGCGGGCGGAGCGGCGGGTCTGGCACGCGGGGCAGACCTCGTGCGCGCCGGATTTCAGCGCGTGCTGCTGGTCACCGTGGAATTGTGTTCCTTGACCTTCGTGCGGGGGGACGAAAGCAAGTCCAACTTCGTCGGCACGTCCCTCTTCGCCGATGGCGCCGCCGCCCTGGTGCTGGGTTCACCGGACGCGCGAGCCAACGGCGATCCCCTCGCACATCTGCACGGCGCCCGCAGCACCCTGATCGAGGACAGTGCCGACATCATGGGCTGGGACGTGGTGGACGCAGGCCTGCAGGTGCGCTTTTCGCGTGACATTCCGGCGCTGGTGCGCTCATTGATGGCGACCAACGTGCACGAAGCTTTGAAGGGGCACGGCTGGAGCCGCGATCAGCTGCGGCATTTCGTGGTGCATCCCGGGGGTGTCAAGGTACTGTCCTCCTACGAGGAAGCGCTCGCCCTGCCAGCCGGGGCGCTCGACGCGTCCCGTACCGTGCTGCGGCAGTATGGCAATATGAGCGCCCCGACCGTGCTGTTCGTGCTGGAACGCGCCTTGCGCGGTGGACCGCGTGGCAAAGGGCTGCTGAGCGCCATGGGTCCCGGCTTCAGCGCCGAACACGTGCTGCTGGAGTTCTGA
- a CDS encoding aldo/keto reductase, giving the protein MTQTINAAQSGTFKIGGELEVVRLGFGAMRVTGKGIWGESEDPQEARRVLARLPELGINFVDTADSYGPGTSEELIREVLHPYPKGFVIATKGGLTRTGPDQWHPVGRPEYLRQQLELSLRRLKVECIDLWQLHRIDPQVPADEQFGAMKEFQQEGKVRFLGLSEVKVPEIEAARQVVEITTVQNLYNLTNRQSEDVLNYCEQHGIGFIPWFPLATGELAREGSALDRIAKKLGAAPAQVALAWLLRRSPVMLPIPGTGKVRHLEENTAAASLSLGDEDFTALNELTA; this is encoded by the coding sequence ATGACGCAAACCATCAACGCAGCACAAAGCGGAACGTTCAAGATCGGTGGAGAACTGGAAGTCGTACGCCTGGGTTTCGGCGCGATGCGCGTGACCGGCAAGGGCATCTGGGGTGAAAGCGAGGACCCGCAGGAAGCGCGCCGTGTGCTCGCACGCCTGCCCGAACTGGGCATCAACTTCGTGGACACTGCCGACAGTTATGGCCCCGGCACGAGCGAGGAACTGATTCGCGAGGTCCTGCATCCTTATCCGAAGGGTTTCGTGATCGCCACCAAGGGTGGCCTGACGCGCACCGGGCCCGACCAGTGGCACCCGGTGGGACGGCCTGAGTACCTGCGCCAGCAGCTCGAGCTGAGCTTGCGGCGGCTGAAGGTGGAGTGCATCGACTTGTGGCAGCTTCACCGCATCGATCCCCAGGTTCCCGCCGACGAGCAGTTCGGCGCCATGAAGGAATTTCAGCAGGAAGGCAAGGTGCGCTTCCTGGGACTGTCGGAAGTCAAGGTGCCGGAGATCGAGGCAGCCCGTCAGGTCGTCGAGATCACCACCGTGCAGAACCTCTACAACCTCACCAACCGGCAAAGCGAGGACGTGTTGAACTACTGCGAGCAGCACGGCATCGGCTTTATTCCCTGGTTTCCGCTGGCCACCGGTGAGCTGGCGCGCGAGGGCAGTGCGCTTGACCGGATTGCCAAAAAGCTGGGAGCCGCGCCCGCGCAGGTGGCGCTGGCGTGGCTACTGCGGCGCTCGCCGGTAATGCTGCCAATTCCCGGCACGGGCAAAGTGAGGCACCTGGAGGAAAACACCGCGGCGGCCAGCCTGTCGCTCGGTGACGAGGACTTCACGGCCCTCAACGAACTGACCGCCTAG
- a CDS encoding nitroreductase family protein, giving the protein MSELVSPDPPEIQGKRGALLRAIFARKTTNGPFKADAVSREHQHLLVRAAGAAPSHFNSQPWRFVLIEERAKIERIAHLAGRSMQQLIERGVFFERYRQYFRFSEAEMEARRDGIFIDQLPGPLRPFTRQVFSDAGLSVMRGLGVPARLGRDNQKLVATSPLLLAVLLDKNEYRPGQLSAFYSQFGLGAAMENIWLTVGELGMGIQFVSTPMEIPEAWAEIAALLKVPPELELMAVYRLGYLPDDALRPSIDWSSRHRKRLSQFVFREDCSVPEAE; this is encoded by the coding sequence ATGAGCGAACTCGTCTCTCCCGACCCCCCGGAGATCCAGGGAAAGCGTGGCGCCCTGCTGCGCGCAATTTTTGCACGCAAGACCACCAACGGTCCCTTCAAGGCGGACGCCGTGAGCCGTGAGCATCAGCACCTGCTGGTGCGGGCTGCCGGAGCGGCGCCCAGCCACTTCAACAGCCAGCCCTGGCGCTTTGTGCTGATCGAGGAGCGCGCAAAGATCGAGCGTATCGCCCACCTTGCCGGGCGCAGTATGCAGCAGCTGATCGAACGCGGCGTGTTCTTCGAGCGTTACCGCCAGTACTTCCGCTTCAGTGAAGCCGAGATGGAAGCGCGGCGCGACGGGATTTTCATCGACCAGCTGCCCGGACCGCTGCGGCCCTTTACGCGACAGGTCTTCAGCGACGCGGGCCTGAGCGTCATGCGAGGTCTCGGTGTTCCTGCCCGGCTGGGGCGTGACAACCAGAAGCTGGTCGCCACAAGCCCGCTGTTGCTGGCTGTCCTGCTCGACAAAAACGAATACCGCCCGGGTCAGTTGAGCGCCTTTTACAGTCAGTTCGGACTGGGCGCGGCAATGGAGAACATCTGGCTGACCGTCGGGGAACTGGGAATGGGCATTCAGTTCGTCAGCACGCCGATGGAAATTCCTGAAGCGTGGGCCGAAATCGCCGCGCTGCTCAAGGTACCGCCCGAACTGGAGCTGATGGCAGTCTACCGCCTGGGCTACCTGCCCGACGACGCGCTGCGCCCCTCCATCGACTGGTCGAGCCGTCACCGCAAGCGGCTGTCGCAGTTCGTGTTTCGCGAGGACTGCAGCGTCCCCGAAGCCGAGTAA
- the dprA gene encoding DNA-processing protein DprA → MSLVTLLSAPPDELTALLALRFTPHLGPHRIETLRRHFGSAGAALSARKEELRQVPGLDARSVKEVGSASACERACLELQRARLAGVSLLGRGLEGYPAALEALTDPPAVLWVKGKLPPLGVVPRAVGIVGTRSASPFALNFTRRLTLDLARAEVMIISGLARGIDTAAHQAAIEGGVPTVGVLGSGVDNIYPKENKELSERMTVISEHPLGTRPAAHNFPGRNRIIAALSAGSVVVEGSARSGALITAVAALECGRSVFAVPGRPGDPLAAGPHQLLREGAALCENAGDVLTELGWSGAPPAPPPALPPELARVYGALSGPTLLDDLAATLGIPLSEVQTAVMMLCLQELVTECPGGRYLKR, encoded by the coding sequence ATGTCCCTCGTGACCCTCTTGAGCGCGCCGCCTGACGAGCTGACTGCCCTGCTGGCGCTGCGTTTCACGCCGCATCTGGGCCCGCACCGCATCGAGACGCTGCGGCGCCACTTCGGTTCGGCGGGTGCGGCGCTGAGCGCCCGCAAGGAAGAGTTGCGTCAGGTGCCCGGTCTCGACGCGCGAAGCGTCAAAGAGGTCGGTTCGGCGTCTGCCTGCGAGCGAGCCTGCCTGGAACTTCAGCGTGCCCGGCTCGCGGGTGTTTCCCTGCTGGGTCGTGGCCTGGAAGGGTATCCGGCGGCGCTGGAAGCCCTCACCGATCCGCCGGCCGTGCTGTGGGTCAAAGGGAAGCTGCCGCCGCTGGGCGTCGTGCCGCGTGCGGTGGGCATCGTGGGAACGCGCAGCGCGAGCCCCTTCGCGCTGAACTTCACGCGCCGCCTGACGCTGGATCTCGCGCGCGCCGAGGTGATGATCATTTCCGGTCTGGCGCGCGGCATTGACACGGCCGCGCATCAGGCGGCCATCGAAGGGGGCGTGCCCACGGTCGGGGTGCTGGGCAGCGGGGTGGACAACATTTACCCGAAGGAGAACAAGGAACTTTCGGAACGGATGACCGTCATCAGCGAGCACCCGCTGGGCACCCGGCCTGCCGCCCACAACTTTCCCGGTCGCAACCGGATCATCGCGGCCCTCAGCGCGGGTTCCGTGGTGGTGGAAGGAAGCGCGCGCAGCGGCGCCCTGATCACCGCGGTGGCCGCCCTGGAGTGCGGACGCAGCGTCTTCGCCGTGCCCGGGCGACCGGGTGATCCGCTGGCCGCCGGACCCCACCAGCTGCTGCGTGAAGGGGCCGCCCTGTGCGAGAACGCCGGAGACGTCCTGACCGAATTGGGCTGGAGCGGCGCCCCGCCCGCTCCCCCGCCTGCCCTGCCCCCCGAACTGGCACGCGTGTACGGCGCCCTGAGCGGACCGACCTTGCTCGACGATCTCGCCGCGACGCTGGGAATCCCCCTTTCCGAAGTGCAAACAGCAGTGATGATGCTGTGCCTGCAGGAGCTGGTGACGGAGTGCCCGGGCGGGCGCTACTTGAAGCGCTGA